Proteins encoded together in one Telopea speciosissima isolate NSW1024214 ecotype Mountain lineage chromosome 4, Tspe_v1, whole genome shotgun sequence window:
- the LOC122658586 gene encoding UDP-glucuronate 4-epimerase 6-like, producing MIDHQILMASPSDTSKSSKLERYNSYLRPINHTKLLAASSKVLFRATLFVALILIFFFTLNYPPLSDNPHRVHVHQNFLTHAFYGSNTGGAAWEKQVRHSSTPRRPNGFSVLVTGAAGFVGTHCSLALKKRGDGVLGLDNFNSYYDPSLKRARQALLSKHQIFIVEGDLNDALLLSKLFDVVPFTHILHLAAQAGVRYAMKNPQSYVNSNIAGFVNLLEISKAANPQPSIVWASSSSVYGLNTQNPFSESHRTDQPASLYAATKKAGEEIAHTYNHIYGLSITGLRFFTVYGPWGRPDMAYFFFTKDILQKKPITIYRTADDKEVARDFTYIDDVVKGCMGALDTAEKSTGSGGKKKGPAQLRIYNLGNTSPVTVGRLVTILEGLLNVKAKKNEVRMPRNGDVPFTHANVSLAYKDFGYKPTTDLGTGLRKFVKWYVGYYGIQSRVKKEYDAVDSSSSS from the coding sequence ATGATCGATCATCAAATATTGATGGCTTCTCCATCAGATACCAGCAAGAGCAGCAAGCTCGAACGGTACAACAGTTATCTCCGCCCCATAAACCACACGAAGCTCTTGGCAGCTTCATCTAAGGTTCTCTTCCGTGCAACCCTTTTCGTAGCTCtcattctcatcttcttcttcacccttAATTACCCTCCTCTTTCCGATAATCCCCACCGTGTTCACGTCCATCAGAATTTCCTCACCCACGCTTTTTACGGTAGTAACACGGGCGGCGCCGCCTGGGAGAAACAGGTCCGTCACTCCTCCACTCCTCGCCGACCCAATGGGTTCTCTGTACTTGTTACCGGTGCAGCCGGTTTCGTCGGTACACACTGTTCCCTCGCATTGAAAAAGCGTGGAGATGGTGTTCTCGGCCTTGACAACTTCAACTCCTATTACGATCCATCTCTGAAACGAGCCCGTCAAGCTCTGCTCTCCAAACACCAAATCTTTATCGTCGAAGGCGATCTCAACGATGCTCTGTTGCTCTCCAAGCTCTTCGATGTGGTCCCCTTCACCCATATCCTTCACTTAGCAGCCCAAGCAGGTGTTCGGTACGCAATGAAGAATCCCCAATCGTATGTGAACTCTAACATAGCTGGGTTTGTGAATCTGCTCGAGATCTCCAAAGCGGCTAATCCACAGCCATCCATTGTGTGGGCCTCATCGAGCTCCGTCTACGGTCTTAACACACAGAATCCATTCTCAGAGTCTCATAGAACAGACCAACCGGCGAGTCTCTACGCGGCCACCAAGAAAGCCGGTGAAGAGATCGCACACACATACAACCACATCTACGGGTTATCTATCACGGGTCTACGGTTCTTCACGGTTTACGGACCCTGGGGCCGACCCGATATGGCTTACTTCTTCTTCACCAAAGATATATTACAGAAGAAGCCCATAACGATCTACAGGACAGCCGACGATAAGGAGGTGGCGCGTGATTTCACGTACATCGATGATGTCGTAAAGGGTTGTATGGGCGCGTTGGATACAGCGGAGAAGAGCACGGGGAGTGGTGGAAAGAAGAAAGGTCCAGCACAGCTGAGGATTTACAATTTGGGTAACACGTCGCCGGTGACGGTGGGAAGGCTCGTGACGATACTGGAAGGTTTGTTGAACGTGAAGGCTAAGAAGAATGAGGTGAGGATGCCTAGAAATGGGGATGTGCCGTTCACGCATGCTAACGTGAGCCTGGCGTACAAGGATTTCGGGTACAAGCCTACAACTGATTTGGGCACCGGGTTGAGGAAGTTCGTCAAGTGGTATGTTGGGTATTATGGGATACAGTCGAGGGTAAAAAAGGAATATGATGCTGttgattcttcttcatcttcgtaa